A section of the Streptomyces sp. SCL15-4 genome encodes:
- a CDS encoding sensor histidine kinase KdpD codes for MARGTLRIYLGAAPGVGKTYAMLAEAHRRVERGTDCVVAFVEHHGRPRTEVLLHGLEQVPRGRLEHRAAVFEEMDVDAVLRRAPAVALVDELAHTNVPGSRNAKRWQDVAELLAAGIDVVSTVNIQHLESLGDVVESITGVRQRETVPDEVVRRADQIELVDMSPQALRRRMAHGNIYAPDKVDAALSNYFRPGNLTALRELALLWVADRADEYLTQYRSAHRVSAIWGSRERIVVGLTGGPEGRTLIRRAARLAEKGAGGEVMAVYIARSDGLTSASPKELAVQRTLVEDLGGTFHHVVGDDIPAALLDFARGVNATQIVLGSSRRKAWQYVFGPGVGATVARDSGPDLDVHIVTHEEAAKGRGLPVARGGRLGRARILWGWAVGLAGPVVLALGLNTAGLGLANDMLLFLAVTVAAALLGGLLPALASAAFGSLLLNYFYTPPLHRLTVADPKNIVAIAIFFGVGMAVSSVVDLAARRTDQAARLRAESEILSFLAGNVLRGETSLEELLERVRETFAMESAALLERESDVAPWTCAGRAGFGPPLERPEDADVDMPVGDHMALALTGRVLPAADRRVLAAFAAQAAVVLERRRLQEEADRSRALAEGNRIRTALLAAVSHDLRTPLAGIKAAVSSLRSDDVAWSEEDRAELLEGIEEGADRLDHLVGNLLDMSRLQTGTVTPLIREIDVDEVVPMALVGVPEDGVDLDVPETLPMVAVDPGLLERSVANLVENAVKYSPRGRRVLVAASAIADRVEVRVVDRGPGVPDEAKERIFEPFQRYGDAPRGAGVGLGLAVARGFAEAMRATLTAEDTPGGGLTMVLSLRAAGPRPEPLPAGEPRTEPERHTI; via the coding sequence ATGGCACGCGGCACGCTTCGGATCTACCTCGGCGCGGCACCGGGCGTGGGCAAGACCTACGCCATGCTCGCCGAGGCGCACCGCCGCGTCGAGCGGGGCACGGACTGTGTGGTCGCGTTCGTGGAGCACCACGGCAGGCCGCGCACCGAGGTGCTGCTGCACGGCCTGGAGCAGGTGCCGCGCGGACGGCTGGAGCACCGTGCGGCCGTCTTCGAGGAGATGGACGTCGACGCCGTGCTGCGCCGGGCCCCCGCCGTCGCCCTCGTGGACGAGCTGGCCCACACCAACGTCCCCGGCTCCCGCAACGCCAAGCGCTGGCAGGACGTCGCGGAACTGCTCGCCGCCGGCATCGACGTCGTCTCCACCGTCAACATCCAGCACCTGGAGTCACTCGGCGACGTCGTGGAGTCGATCACCGGGGTGCGGCAGCGCGAGACCGTTCCCGACGAGGTGGTACGCCGGGCCGACCAGATCGAACTGGTCGACATGTCCCCGCAGGCCCTGCGCCGCCGCATGGCGCACGGCAACATCTACGCGCCGGACAAGGTCGACGCGGCCCTGTCCAACTACTTCCGGCCCGGCAACCTCACCGCCCTGCGCGAGCTGGCGCTGCTGTGGGTGGCCGACCGGGCCGACGAGTACCTGACCCAGTACCGCAGCGCCCACCGGGTCTCGGCGATATGGGGCTCCCGGGAGCGGATCGTGGTGGGCCTGACCGGCGGTCCCGAGGGGCGCACCCTCATCCGCCGGGCCGCCCGGCTCGCCGAGAAGGGCGCCGGCGGCGAGGTCATGGCCGTCTACATCGCCCGCAGCGACGGCCTGACCTCGGCCTCCCCGAAGGAGCTGGCCGTCCAGCGCACCCTGGTGGAGGACCTCGGCGGAACGTTCCACCATGTGGTCGGCGACGACATACCGGCTGCCCTGCTCGACTTCGCGCGCGGAGTGAACGCCACCCAGATCGTGCTGGGCTCCTCGCGCCGCAAGGCCTGGCAGTACGTCTTCGGGCCCGGCGTCGGCGCCACGGTCGCCCGGGATTCCGGCCCCGACCTCGACGTGCACATCGTCACCCACGAGGAGGCCGCCAAGGGCCGGGGACTGCCCGTGGCCCGCGGCGGCCGGCTCGGGCGGGCCCGCATCCTGTGGGGCTGGGCGGTCGGCCTGGCCGGTCCGGTCGTCCTCGCGCTGGGCCTGAACACCGCCGGCCTCGGCCTCGCCAACGACATGCTGCTGTTCCTGGCCGTCACCGTCGCCGCGGCCCTGCTCGGCGGCCTGCTGCCCGCGCTGGCCTCGGCCGCCTTCGGCTCGCTGCTGCTGAACTACTTCTACACCCCGCCGCTGCACCGGCTCACCGTCGCCGACCCGAAGAACATCGTCGCCATCGCGATCTTCTTCGGAGTGGGCATGGCGGTCTCCTCGGTGGTGGACCTCGCCGCCCGGCGCACCGACCAGGCGGCGAGGCTGCGCGCCGAGTCGGAGATCCTCTCCTTCCTCGCCGGCAACGTGCTGCGCGGCGAGACCAGCCTGGAGGAACTGCTGGAACGGGTCCGCGAGACCTTCGCCATGGAGTCGGCCGCCCTGCTGGAGCGGGAGAGCGACGTGGCGCCCTGGACCTGCGCCGGCCGGGCCGGTTTCGGGCCGCCGCTGGAACGCCCCGAGGACGCCGACGTGGACATGCCCGTCGGCGACCACATGGCGCTCGCCCTCACCGGCCGGGTGCTGCCCGCCGCGGACCGCCGGGTGCTGGCCGCCTTCGCCGCCCAGGCCGCCGTCGTCCTGGAACGCCGGCGCCTCCAGGAGGAGGCCGACCGGTCCCGTGCGCTCGCCGAGGGCAACCGCATCCGCACCGCGCTGCTCGCCGCCGTCAGCCACGATCTGCGCACCCCGCTGGCCGGCATCAAGGCCGCCGTGTCCTCCCTGCGCTCCGACGACGTGGCGTGGTCCGAGGAGGACCGGGCGGAGCTGCTGGAGGGCATCGAGGAGGGCGCCGACCGCCTCGACCACCTCGTGGGCAACCTGCTGGACATGTCCCGGCTCCAGACCGGCACGGTCACCCCGCTGATCCGGGAGATCGACGTGGACGAGGTCGTCCCGATGGCCCTGGTCGGCGTACCCGAGGACGGCGTCGACCTGGACGTGCCCGAGACGCTGCCGATGGTCGCCGTCGACCCCGGGCTGCTGGAGCGGTCGGTGGCCAACCTCGTCGAGAACGCCGTCAAGTACAGTCCGCGCGGACGGCGCGTCCTGGTGGCCGCGAGCGCCATCGCCGACCGCGTCGAGGTGCGCGTGGTGGACCGCGGGCCGGGAGTGCCGGACGAGGCCAAGGAGCGGATCTTCGAGCCCTTCCAGCGCTACGGTGACGCTCCGCGCGGCGCCGGCGTCGGGCTCGGCCTCGCGGTCGCCCGGGGTTTCGCCGAGGCCATGCGCGCCACCCTCACCGCGGAGGACACGCCGGGCGGCGGGCTCACCATGGTGCTGAGCCTGCGCGCGGCGGGACCGCGTCCCGAGCCGCTCCCCGCCGGGGAGCCCCGTACCGAACCGGAAAGGCACACCATATGA
- a CDS encoding DUF3710 domain-containing protein, which yields MFGRRKKKGAAEDAAGEAEQVVDSVDTEAGEEETGRERLRLEPGPRPDGPWDSSEVRDPAEGRVDLGGLFVPGVDGMELRVEVAGDAIVAATVVLRDSAVQLQAFAAPKREGIWAEVREEIASGITQQGGIVDEVEGPLGWELRARVPVQLPDGTGGFQVVRFVGVDGPRWFLRGVISGQGAVQPEAAGLLEQIFRDTVVVRGEGPMAPRDPIVLKLPNDAQMVPEGVQQEEGSRFSGGMGQLQRGPEITEVR from the coding sequence GTGTTCGGACGTCGCAAGAAGAAGGGTGCCGCCGAGGACGCGGCCGGCGAGGCCGAGCAGGTCGTCGACAGCGTCGACACCGAGGCGGGCGAGGAGGAGACCGGGCGCGAGCGCCTCCGGCTGGAGCCCGGGCCCCGCCCCGACGGGCCGTGGGACAGCAGCGAGGTCCGCGACCCGGCCGAGGGCCGCGTCGACCTCGGCGGGCTGTTCGTGCCGGGCGTCGACGGCATGGAGCTGCGGGTCGAGGTGGCCGGTGACGCCATCGTCGCCGCGACCGTCGTCCTGCGCGACAGCGCCGTCCAGCTCCAGGCGTTCGCCGCGCCCAAGCGCGAGGGCATCTGGGCCGAGGTCCGCGAGGAGATCGCGTCCGGCATCACCCAGCAGGGTGGCATCGTCGACGAGGTCGAGGGCCCGCTCGGCTGGGAGCTGCGCGCCCGGGTGCCGGTGCAGCTGCCCGACGGCACCGGCGGATTCCAGGTCGTCCGGTTCGTCGGCGTGGACGGCCCGCGCTGGTTCCTGCGCGGTGTGATCTCCGGGCAGGGCGCGGTGCAGCCGGAGGCCGCCGGGCTGCTGGAGCAGATCTTCCGTGACACGGTCGTGGTCCGCGGCGAGGGCCCGATGGCTCCGCGCGACCCGATCGTCCTGAAGCTGCCGAACGACGCGCAGATGGTGCCCGAGGGTGTCCAGCAGGAGGAGGGCTCGCGCTTCTCCGGCGGGATGGGGCAGTTGCAGCGGGGGCCGGAGATCACCGAGGTCCGCTAG
- the dut gene encoding dUTP diphosphatase, which translates to MSRSPLDVLIRRVDPDVPLPAYEHPGDAGADLRTTEPRELAPGERAVLPTGVSIALPEGYAAFVHPRSGLAARCGVALVNAPGTVDAGYRGEIKVIVVNLDPRESVRFERFDRIAQLVVQQVERVRFQEVAELPGSARAEGGFGSTGGHAAVGGDSGTSGQAAVGGPTGGNRYASVVSDREGQ; encoded by the coding sequence GTGAGCCGTAGCCCCCTCGACGTGCTGATCCGCCGCGTCGACCCCGACGTCCCGCTCCCGGCGTACGAACACCCGGGTGACGCCGGAGCCGATCTGCGCACCACCGAACCCCGCGAGCTGGCGCCCGGCGAGCGTGCCGTGCTGCCCACCGGAGTGTCGATCGCCCTCCCGGAGGGGTACGCGGCGTTCGTGCACCCGCGGTCCGGCCTGGCCGCCCGCTGCGGTGTCGCCCTGGTGAATGCCCCGGGGACGGTTGATGCCGGGTACCGTGGGGAGATCAAGGTGATCGTGGTGAATCTCGACCCGCGCGAGAGCGTGCGGTTCGAGCGCTTCGACCGGATTGCCCAACTGGTCGTCCAGCAGGTCGAGAGGGTCCGCTTCCAGGAGGTCGCGGAACTTCCCGGCTCGGCGCGGGCCGAGGGGGGCTTCGGGTCCACCGGCGGCCATGCCGCGGTGGGCGGCGACAGCGGCACAAGCGGTCAGGCCGCCGTAGGCGGTCCGACGGGTGGGAATCGATACGCTTCGGTCGTATCCGACCGGGAAGGACAGTGA
- a CDS encoding PaaI family thioesterase, whose protein sequence is MSGSSAALQPPADAGKPIRHPDAPAPGELLGAHYGHCFGCGPGQPHGLHLEARAGEGVSLTAEFTVRPAHQGAPGLAHGGVLTAALDETLGSLNWLLRTIAVTGRLETDFVRPVPVGATLFLQAEVTAVAGRKIYCTATGRLNGPGGPVAVRADALFVEVKVDHFTDHGRREEIQAAMNDPDQIRRTRAFEVNP, encoded by the coding sequence GTGAGTGGTAGTTCCGCAGCTCTTCAGCCTCCCGCCGACGCGGGCAAGCCCATACGGCACCCCGACGCGCCCGCGCCCGGGGAACTCCTCGGCGCCCACTACGGGCACTGCTTCGGCTGTGGCCCCGGTCAGCCGCACGGACTGCACCTGGAGGCCCGGGCCGGCGAGGGCGTCTCGCTGACCGCCGAGTTCACCGTGCGGCCCGCCCACCAGGGTGCCCCGGGTCTCGCGCACGGCGGAGTGCTCACCGCGGCCCTGGACGAGACCCTCGGCTCGCTGAACTGGCTGCTGCGCACCATCGCCGTGACCGGGCGGCTGGAGACGGACTTCGTTAGGCCGGTGCCCGTGGGCGCCACGCTCTTCCTCCAGGCCGAGGTCACCGCCGTCGCGGGGCGCAAGATCTACTGCACCGCCACCGGACGCCTCAACGGCCCCGGCGGACCGGTCGCCGTCCGCGCCGACGCCCTCTTCGTCGAGGTCAAGGTGGACCACTTCACCGACCACGGCCGCCGGGAGGAGATCCAGGCCGCCATGAACGACCCGGACCAGATCCGGCGCACCCGCGCCTTCGAGGTGAACCCGTGA
- a CDS encoding DUF3093 domain-containing protein, translating into MQLSATPYEERLTAPRSWWVISLLVGVSFALILLPFGTLPLLGGLVGGTAAAAVVASAYGSPRIRVVGGSLIAGEAKIPVSALGTTEILDAEQARAWRTYKADTRAFLLLRAYIPTALRVEVTDPEDPTPYLYLSTREPEKLAAAIDAARTAGV; encoded by the coding sequence ATGCAGCTCTCCGCCACCCCCTACGAAGAACGTCTCACGGCTCCCCGCTCGTGGTGGGTGATCAGCCTCCTGGTGGGCGTCTCGTTCGCCCTGATCCTCCTGCCGTTCGGCACGCTGCCGCTGCTCGGCGGCCTGGTCGGGGGTACGGCCGCGGCGGCGGTGGTGGCGAGCGCCTACGGCTCCCCGCGCATCCGGGTGGTGGGCGGCTCGCTGATCGCGGGCGAGGCGAAGATCCCGGTGTCGGCGCTCGGCACGACGGAGATCCTGGACGCCGAGCAGGCCCGCGCCTGGCGGACGTACAAGGCCGACACCCGCGCCTTCCTGCTGCTGCGCGCCTACATCCCGACGGCGCTGCGCGTGGAGGTCACCGACCCCGAGGACCCGACGCCGTACCTGTACCTGTCGACGCGGGAGCCCGAGAAGCTGGCGGCGGCGATCGACGCGGCCCGCACGGCCGGCGTCTGA
- a CDS encoding DUF4193 domain-containing protein yields MATDYDTPRKTDDDVDSDSLEELKARRNDKSTSAVDVDEFEAAEGLELPGADLSNEELAVRVLPKQQDEFTCMSCFLVHHRSQLAREKNGQPICRDCD; encoded by the coding sequence ATGGCAACCGATTACGACACTCCACGCAAGACCGACGACGACGTCGACTCGGACAGCCTTGAAGAGCTGAAGGCCCGGAGGAACGACAAGTCCACCTCCGCGGTGGACGTCGACGAGTTCGAGGCCGCAGAGGGCCTCGAACTGCCCGGCGCGGACCTTTCCAACGAGGAACTGGCCGTCCGGGTCCTGCCCAAGCAGCAGGACGAGTTCACCTGCATGAGCTGCTTCCTGGTGCACCACCGCAGCCAGCTGGCCCGGGAGAAGAACGGCCAGCCGATCTGCCGCGACTGCGACTGA
- a CDS encoding sensor histidine kinase: MAATPAPPQAPPKPTWDPRRPQPPFPWLRPTIRIRLTLLYGGMFLIAGILLLSIIYLLAAQAISTGNQPLFKIVSGTSIRVTSDNCPAITAINTTSLPLSDFNEAIAHCVDQQRQGALDNLLSRSLLALLGLAVIAFAFGYAMAGRVLSPLGRITRTARQVAGSDLSRRIELDGPDDELKELADTFDDMLERLQRAFTAQQRFVGNASHELRTPLAINRTLLEVHLSDPNAPVELQQLGKTLLATNERSEQLVEGLLLLARSDNQIVERKPVDLAEVATQAVDQVHAEAEAKGVRIRGERKPAVVRGNGVLLERIALNLVQNAVRYNVPEAGWVEVNTEVEHGQAVLTVSNTGPVVPAYEIDNLFEPFRRLRTERTGSDKGVGLGLSIVRSVARAHGGHIHARPREGGGLEMRVTLPM, from the coding sequence GTGGCCGCGACACCCGCGCCGCCCCAGGCGCCGCCGAAGCCCACCTGGGACCCCAGGAGGCCGCAGCCCCCCTTCCCGTGGCTGCGGCCGACCATCCGCATACGGCTGACGCTGCTGTACGGCGGCATGTTCCTGATCGCCGGCATCCTGCTGCTGTCGATCATCTATCTGCTGGCCGCGCAGGCGATCAGCACCGGCAACCAGCCGCTGTTCAAGATCGTGAGCGGCACGTCGATCCGGGTCACCAGCGACAACTGCCCCGCGATCACCGCGATCAACACCACCAGCCTGCCGCTGTCCGACTTCAACGAGGCGATCGCCCACTGCGTCGACCAGCAGCGCCAGGGAGCCCTGGACAACCTGCTCAGCCGCTCCCTGCTGGCCCTGCTGGGCCTCGCCGTGATCGCGTTCGCGTTCGGGTACGCGATGGCCGGCCGCGTGCTGTCCCCGCTCGGCCGGATCACCCGCACCGCCCGCCAGGTGGCCGGCTCGGACCTGTCCCGCCGGATCGAGCTGGACGGCCCCGACGACGAGCTGAAGGAGCTGGCGGACACCTTCGACGACATGCTGGAGCGGCTGCAGCGGGCCTTCACCGCCCAGCAGCGCTTCGTCGGCAACGCCTCGCACGAGCTGCGCACCCCGCTCGCGATCAACCGCACGCTCCTCGAAGTGCACCTGTCGGACCCGAACGCGCCGGTGGAGCTCCAGCAGCTCGGCAAGACGCTGCTGGCCACCAACGAGCGCAGCGAACAGCTGGTCGAGGGATTGCTGCTGCTGGCCCGCAGCGACAACCAGATCGTCGAGCGCAAACCGGTCGACCTGGCCGAGGTCGCCACCCAGGCCGTCGACCAGGTGCACGCCGAGGCGGAGGCCAAGGGTGTGCGGATCCGGGGCGAGCGCAAACCGGCGGTGGTGCGGGGCAACGGCGTGCTGCTGGAGCGGATCGCGCTGAACCTGGTGCAGAACGCGGTGCGCTACAACGTGCCGGAGGCCGGGTGGGTGGAGGTGAACACCGAGGTCGAGCACGGGCAGGCGGTGCTGACGGTCTCCAACACCGGGCCGGTGGTGCCGGCGTACGAGATCGACAACCTCTTCGAGCCCTTCCGCCGCCTGCGCACCGAGCGCACGGGCAGCGACAAGGGCGTGGGCCTCGGTCTGTCCATCGTCCGGTCCGTGGCCCGGGCGCACGGCGGCCACATCCACGCCCGCCCACGAGAGGGCGGTGGACTGGAGATGCGTGTCACTCTGCCCATGTGA
- a CDS encoding response regulator transcription factor produces MRVLVVEDEQLLADAVATGLRREAMAVDVVYDGAAALERIGVNDYDVVVLDRDLPLVHGDDVCRRIVELGMPTRVLMLTASGDVSDRVEGLEIGADDYLPKPFAFSELIARVRALGRRTSVPLPPVLERAGIKLDPNRREVFRDGKEVQLAPKEFAVLEVLMRSEGAVVSAEQLLEKAWDENTDPFTNVVRVTVMTLRRKLGEPPVIVTVPGSGYRI; encoded by the coding sequence GTGCGCGTACTCGTCGTCGAGGACGAGCAACTGCTCGCCGATGCGGTGGCCACCGGCCTGCGCCGGGAGGCCATGGCCGTCGACGTCGTGTACGACGGTGCGGCCGCCCTGGAACGCATCGGCGTCAACGACTACGACGTGGTCGTTCTCGACCGCGACCTCCCGCTGGTGCACGGCGACGACGTCTGCCGCAGGATCGTCGAGCTGGGCATGCCCACGCGCGTGCTGATGCTCACCGCCTCCGGCGACGTCAGCGACCGGGTCGAGGGCCTGGAGATCGGCGCCGACGACTACCTGCCCAAGCCGTTCGCGTTCAGCGAGCTGATCGCGCGCGTGCGGGCCCTCGGCCGCCGTACCAGCGTGCCCCTGCCGCCGGTCCTGGAGCGCGCCGGCATCAAGCTCGACCCCAACCGCCGCGAGGTCTTCCGCGACGGCAAGGAGGTCCAGCTGGCTCCCAAGGAGTTCGCGGTGCTGGAGGTGCTGATGCGCAGCGAGGGCGCCGTCGTGTCGGCGGAGCAGCTGCTGGAGAAGGCCTGGGACGAGAACACCGACCCCTTCACCAACGTGGTGCGGGTGACGGTGATGACCCTGCGCCGCAAGCTGGGCGAGCCGCCGGTCATCGTCACCGTCCCCGGCTCCGGCTACCGGATCTGA